GGCTATTTACTTTCTGGAGACCCGGCCTACATTCCTCGTTACCAAGACGCTCGAAATTTGATTCGTCGTCACGAACGGGATGAGATCATGGAAGAGCTGGTTAAATATTACTTATCTGATCATGGAATCACTATTCGATGAGAGTAATGGGACTTGATGTCGGCTCAAAGACTGTGGGAATCGCCGTCAGTGATCCGTTTGGCTGGACTGCACAAGGCATTGAGATTATTCGGATCAATGAAGAGCAGGAAGAATTTGGCTTTGAACGGTTAGCTGAATTAGTCAAGGAATATGAAGTGACCCGCTTTGTTGTGGGATTGCCGAAAAACATGAATAATTCGATTGGACCAAGAGCAGAAGCATCAATGGCTTATGGCAAGCAGATAGAAGATCTGTTCCAAATACCTGTTACCTACCAAGATGAACGTTTGACGACAGTTCAAGCAGAACGAATGTTAGTTGAGCAAGCGAACACTTCTAGAGCGAAGAGAAAAAAAGTGATTGATAAAGTAGCTGCTGTCATGATTTTACAAAATTATCTAGATGGCGCTGGCAATAAAATTTAAATGACTTGTTAGAAAACAAGTGTCAGATAAAAGGAGAGCATAATAATGGCAGAAGAGCATAACCACGAACATGATCACGAAGGACATGAACACATTACTTTAGTAGATGAACAAGGAAACGAAACATTATATGAAATTCTTTTAACCGTTGACGGACAAGAAGAATTTGGTAAAAATTACGTTCTCCTTTATCCAGCTGGTGTTCCAGAAGAAGAAGATGTTGAATTACAAGCCTATGCTTACATCGAAAACAACGAAGGAACAGAAGGCGAATTACAACAAATCGAAACAGACGCTGAATGGGACATGATTGAAGAAGTGTTCAATACATTCATGGCGGAAGAAGAAGAATAGAGCTAAAAAGTGAGCTAAGCCCTTGATACATAAGGACTTAGCTTTTTCTGTTAATTCAGTGAATGCCATTAGTTAAAAATTTAAGTGATTTACTAGTTTTTCAACTGTTTTTTCTTTTGATTCTTGTGACAAGTGGCTATTATTGATCATACAATAGGCCGTTCTTATCCAGACACATACAGTTTACTTAGTTATCAATTTAGCACGGACTTTTTAAATGCTTTAGATAGCGAGATGGGTAAAAGAGGAGTATAGTTATATTTAAAACCGTCGTAGTTATGACGTTTTTTTATTATTGTCTAATATAATCAACTTAGTACGATTACGTGTAGTTTTGGTAAACTAAAATAAAAAGGAGTCGAGTGATTATGTTTACTAACCTAGTGAATCTATTTTTTGATGCTGAAGGATCTTTCCAATGGGCAAGCATTGCAGCAGGTATAAGTTTGATAGCCGCTGGTATCTCAATCTGGGGAACATTTAGAAATAACAAAATTCAGAAGGAGATTAATCAACAGAATATTGATGCTAACTTAAAATCAAAGGCTCGTCTTGAATGGATAAACAATGTGAGAAAGGAAACTTCTGAGCTTTTGAGCTTATCTGGTAGAAGACAAGCATATACATACAAATTAGAAAATCTATATAAAATGGGTGACTATTCTGATGTAGAAATAAAAGAGATAGAAAAGTTAAATGTGGATATCTTTGAGGTAAGTAATAGTATAACAACACAGCTATATAAATTAAAATTAATGTTTGGACCGGAAAATGGTGAAATTTTAGAAGATGAGTACGGGCTGATTATGAGGGGGCAATGGGAGCAACTAGAATTATTCACTATAGGTACAAATTCCTATCAAAACGAGTCAAAAATGAAGGAATTAATAGATAAGTTGAGAGAAAAGGAGACAAATAAAGGTAAGAACGAAATAATAGTTGGTCT
The Enterococcus silesiacus DNA segment above includes these coding regions:
- a CDS encoding Holliday junction resolvase, with the protein product MRVMGLDVGSKTVGIAVSDPFGWTAQGIEIIRINEEQEEFGFERLAELVKEYEVTRFVVGLPKNMNNSIGPRAEASMAYGKQIEDLFQIPVTYQDERLTTVQAERMLVEQANTSRAKRKKVIDKVAAVMILQNYLDGAGNKI